A single genomic interval of Rosistilla ulvae harbors:
- a CDS encoding 4Fe-4S single cluster domain-containing protein, protein MTQSISINRIHYPIHSLGFGARVGVWFQGCQIQCPGCISRDTWEPGTNAIQLDELTQTLLPWTAAADGLTISGGEPFDQPDAVAALMKWWRTKNGGDVLLFSGYSAELLWDRYPEIVAQLDVLISEPYDAKQPQTQPLRGSDNQRMHLLTPIAAQRYANLDVAPTLDLCFDDDTVWIAGIPKPNAMAEIRRRLAAMGFAAGTSDQLLDGVRG, encoded by the coding sequence GTGACGCAATCGATTTCGATCAACCGAATTCATTACCCGATCCATTCATTGGGATTTGGCGCCCGCGTGGGCGTCTGGTTTCAAGGCTGCCAGATTCAGTGCCCAGGATGTATCAGCCGCGATACTTGGGAACCGGGGACCAACGCAATCCAGCTGGATGAACTGACGCAAACCCTGCTCCCGTGGACCGCTGCCGCCGATGGGCTGACGATTTCCGGTGGTGAACCTTTTGACCAGCCCGACGCCGTCGCGGCGTTAATGAAATGGTGGCGTACAAAAAACGGGGGCGACGTGTTGCTCTTCTCCGGCTATTCGGCGGAGTTGTTGTGGGATCGGTATCCCGAAATCGTGGCGCAACTGGATGTGTTGATCAGCGAACCCTACGACGCCAAACAGCCGCAGACGCAACCGCTGCGTGGATCGGACAATCAGCGTATGCATTTGCTGACGCCAATCGCGGCGCAGCGGTATGCAAACCTAGACGTAGCCCCAACGCTCGATCTCTGTTTCGATGACGATACGGTTTGGATCGCGGGTATCCCCAAACCAAACGCGATGGCTGAAATTCGTCGGCGCCTGGCCGCGATGGGCTTTGCTGCGGGGACATCGGATCAACTGTTGGATGGTGTGCGCGGATGA